Part of the Bacillus andreraoultii genome is shown below.
GATGATGGTATTGCAATGGGACATATCGGAATGAGATACTCTCTTCCAAGTCGGGAAATTATTGCTGACTCCGTTGAAACAGTTGTATCAGCGCACTGGTTTGATGGTATGATTTGCATTCCAAACTGTGATAAAATTACTCCAGGAATGTTAATGGCAGCATTAAGAGTAAATATTCCTACTATCTTTGTTAGTGGCGGTCCGATGCGTGCTGGGAGAGATTCACAAGGTAATCCCCTTTCTCTAACTTCTGTTTTCGAAGGTGTTGGAGCTTTCCAATCCGGAAAGATTAGTGAAGATCGTTTGTTAGAAATTGAGCAGTTCGCGTGTCCTACGTGTGGTTCGTGTTCAGGAATGTTTACAGCAAACTCAATGAATTGTCTAGCAGAAGCTCTTGGCCTTGCCTTACCAGGAAACGGTACAATACTTGCAGATACAGAGGAACGAATCGAGTTTGCTAAAAAGTCTGCAAAACAACTTATGAATCTTATAAAAAATGATTTAAAACCTCGTGATATTGTTACCATTGAATCCATTGATAATGCTTTTAGTTTAGATATGGCGATGGGTGGTTCAACGAATACGGTACTACATACCTTAGCTATTGCACACGAAGCAGAAATTGAATATCCTATGGAACGTATTAATGATATTGCAAACCGAGTCCCACATTTAGCTAAAATTGCCCCTGCCTCCGATTATCATATTGAAGATGTTCACCGGGCTGGAGGAGTTAGTGCAATCATCCATGAATTATTGAAAAAGCCAGGCGCATTTCACGGTGATTCGCTATCTGTTTCTGGCAAAACTATTCGGGAAAATGTAAGTGGATGTGAAATTAAAGACACAAATGTTATTCGTCCACTCAACAACCCGCATTCTGAAACAGGTGGATTAGCGGTATTATTCGGAAATCTTGCTCCAGATGGTGCAATAATCAAAGTTGGAGCTGTTGATCCAGCTGTCGGTGGCTACCATCGTGGTCCTGCAATTTGTTTTGACTCTCAAGAGGAAGCTTTATCTGGTATTATTTCAGGCAAAGTGAAAGAAGGACATGTCGTTGTGATTCGTTATGAAGGACCAAAAGGTGGACCTGGAATGCCAGAAATGCTTGCTCCAACATCGCAAATTGTTGGCCGTGGTCTTGGTGCAAAAGTTGGTCTAATTACGGACGGTCGATTTTCTGGTGCTTCAAGAGGTATATCAATCGGTCATATTTCTCCTGAAGCCGCTGAGGGTGGACCAATCGCTTTCGTTAAAGATGATGATATGATTGAGCTTGACTTAAATAAGCGGACAATAACTCTTGAGATATCTGATGAAGAATTTACAAAACGAAAAGCAGATTGGAATGGCTTTGAGTCAAAAGTGAAAAAGGGCTATCTTGCTCGGTATTCTAAACTAGTAACCTCTGCTAATACAGGCGGTGTAATGAAAATATAATCTTAATTTTACATTTAATGAACGAGGATTCGAAACTTTAGAGCTGTTTTAATGCAGCTCTTTTTTTGTTAGTTTAAAGTAAATATTTTTCAATTTCTACTTTATAATGAATAAATCCATTAGAAAGATTTCAACAGTACTTTACAAGGGAAAAAAGTTTTTACAGTGAACTACGCCCTTTTCTCTCCAATACTTGGTCGTCTCCTTAGTTTTCTATATCTCCTACCCTCCTAAAGTTACCAAAAATAAGTATACATATTATTATTTTTATTGGCCGATAGTAACAAGGAACTAGATTAATGATTTCTAGAAAGGAGAATATTGTTATGGCTCGTGGTAAAAGTTTCAATCATAAGAAAAAAAATCACCCAGGTAATCATCCAAATCGAGATGGTTATGTAGAAAAAAGACAAAAGGAAGCAATTGGAGACGAGGAACTAATTGTTACACAAGAGCAATTTAAAAATC
Proteins encoded:
- the ilvD gene encoding dihydroxy-acid dehydratase, which gives rise to MTEMRSDMIKKGVDRAPHRSLLRAAGVKPEDFGKPFIAVVNSYIDIVPGHVHLQEFGKVVKEAIREAGGVPFEMNTIGVDDGIAMGHIGMRYSLPSREIIADSVETVVSAHWFDGMICIPNCDKITPGMLMAALRVNIPTIFVSGGPMRAGRDSQGNPLSLTSVFEGVGAFQSGKISEDRLLEIEQFACPTCGSCSGMFTANSMNCLAEALGLALPGNGTILADTEERIEFAKKSAKQLMNLIKNDLKPRDIVTIESIDNAFSLDMAMGGSTNTVLHTLAIAHEAEIEYPMERINDIANRVPHLAKIAPASDYHIEDVHRAGGVSAIIHELLKKPGAFHGDSLSVSGKTIRENVSGCEIKDTNVIRPLNNPHSETGGLAVLFGNLAPDGAIIKVGAVDPAVGGYHRGPAICFDSQEEALSGIISGKVKEGHVVVIRYEGPKGGPGMPEMLAPTSQIVGRGLGAKVGLITDGRFSGASRGISIGHISPEAAEGGPIAFVKDDDMIELDLNKRTITLEISDEEFTKRKADWNGFESKVKKGYLARYSKLVTSANTGGVMKI